In the genome of Lathyrus oleraceus cultivar Zhongwan6 chromosome 4, CAAS_Psat_ZW6_1.0, whole genome shotgun sequence, the window TGGGAAAATGTTGCAGCCTCAATAGCTGCAGCTGCAAGACTGCTTGATTGTGAAGTTCCTGACGCTCCTGATCCAGGGCCCAGTATGCTTTTTGCATACGCTACCCTTAGAATCTGTCCATTCTTCTCAAGGGCCGTTCCATTTGTTAAGTCAAGAGCTTTGGTAGCATCCTCTACCTACACATAAGTACATATCATGTAAATACTGATGAAAAACCTTATACAAAAGTGTAACAGACGGCGTCACCCCTAAATGACTTTGAATGGCAACAGAAAGctattaattaataattaatagACATAAAAAAATATAACTATCAAAGTATTATCTAAGCAGCAAAACTGGAAGAATTCCTTCAAATACAGGTCATTTTAAATTTTCCATCGAATAGATAAATAATGTCTACCAAAACTGAGTATGCATTCACCCTTTAAACCCTTTCGCAAGTACAAATACACTAGATAATATTTGAAACAGATATCACCAAATGATTTAAAGCATGCCCTTTCGTTAACCAAACAATGAAATAAGATAGGAAAAACGCAGACGTTTTATTATGAACATCAGACCAGAAAACCAAAACGAGAACAAATGTATGCAATTGCCAATAACAATTGCTCAAACATTAGAATAAGATGTACCTACCGAATAAAAATGTACAAATGCAAATCCCCTTGAGACATGAGTAAACTTGTCTCTAACGAGACGTAGATCCTGTAATTGATAACACAACATTTTTAAGCACATAAATGGCAAAACAATCGAGAACAACCCCTGCTCTAAGTAAAAAAGATAAATTAATTTGCACAAATATTTTATTAAACCTTGATTGGAGCATGTTTGGAAAACTCATATCGGAGCATTTCCTCATCCGCATTTTCATCCAATCCCCGGACAACCAATACATGAGTTGGACCTAATTACATGCAAACTTATTAATTGCAGAACATAAACAAACAGTCTGCCAGATAAAGCAGTTATACTAACCTGCCTCCAAACCTTTCTTTCCTAAAGATGAGGAATTCGATAAAGAAATGTCTGCTGCAGGAGCATCATCAGTGCGTGGTTCATTACACTGCACCAATGAGAACAAAATTGGAACCAGTTCATATACACATGTAAATGGATACACTTAACTCGATTGAAAAATGGCACAATGCCCCAACTAATTTAGACATGATAATCGACAGAAATAGGCATAATGAAAAAACATTGGTACAATAATAGCAACACAGATGCAAAATTGATGATAGAATATGAACCTGATAGCAAGAAGTCCGGCGTGCAAAATTGATGTAGCTACATATTATGCACATCCAATCAGATGGTACTGTGATGCTCTTATGACTATGACCTGATTTCATAGCTCCGTCTGGACCTGCACTTCCGGTTGGCTTGCTACTGCAACAATATATAGCACAGAACTGTAATCAATAAACTTGAAAGAACGGGTCTTAAAAGCGTCAGAATATAACtaacctaaaaatacttaattAACAAAgccctaaaaaataaaaactacCTATATTCAAAGAAAAGCTTTCTGCCATCCACAACAAGACCATCATCTCCTAGCTTGTCCATCATTCCTTGTGCAGCTCCCTAATCCATAATATCAATCTTAGTATAACATTCTTGAAACCAAAATATACAATATTGGAAAATCAAAAGGATTAATACCACAGAAGGAAAATCAATAAATGCAAATCCACGGGAGATGCCAGAATGTCTCTCCTTTATAACACGGACATGACGAAGGGGACCCCATTCCGCCTAAACATATATAAATGATTATGTCAGAAGACTATCTAAATATGAAGGAGTAAATGAGATGCTTAACAAAAGAATTTATGTAGAGAACATACAAGGATTTGGTACAGATCTTCTTCAGTCGTCTTCTGCGAAAGACCTTTCACAACAACAGTTGCAGATGGTGCCTGGAAAAAAGCTTTCACGTCAAATTATCCAGCAGTGGTGTGGTAATCACCTAAAACAGAAAAGCACCATTCAACACATACCACAGAATAATGTTCCCGCTGACGTTTATCATCACGGTCCCTGCGTCTTTCACTTCTATCATATCGGCTATCAACATAGCTGTCTTCCCGATAACTCCGACTACGGCTTCGACCTCGAGGAGACCTAGATTTTGGATTATCATCATAACCACGAGATTGGGAACGGGAGCGAGAGTGAGAATGAGAACGGGAGTGTGATCGGGACCGAGAATGGGATCGTGAACGCGATCGAGAACGCTCATGTTTCCTTTGGGGACTCGGATCTTTTTCCTTACTGAGACATCTCTTGTCTCGTTCTCGATCGCGTGATTCACGTCGCTTCCAATTACTATCTTTTCTGCCATCTCTTTCATAATCAGAATCATAACTATGCCGACCATGATCATAATCCCTCTCATGGCTATCCTCCCTTCGATGATGTGAAACACGGGACTTGTGGCCATAATCATCATACGCGTAATTGTCACGGTCATGCCCTGCAAACCTAGCAGGTTTGACATATCCTCGATCACCATAGTTTTCAATGTTGGTATAACCGTCTCGAAACTTATCATACTCTGGGTAAATGTCAATCTCACGATCCCTGAACCCATCCATTTGATTGTATGGTTCGTGGTAAGGTCTTTGAAAACGTCTAGATTCCCTTTCAAGGGGATAATCTTCATCATAACCCCTCCGTTTGGATTGACTCCATTGACCAACAGCAGGTCCTGGTGGCAAATAGGCCTCCCGATCCAAAACATCACGATGGAGATTATTTCTCTGGTATACAGCATCCCTGGGATATCTTTCATCTATAAACCTTCTTTCGTCATAAGAGTCGCCGACCCTGCCAAAAAAGGGGTAAAGTGGGAGGAAAGAAAATAAACTGACACTGCATGAAAATGAATATCCTGCGCTCATAATTCTAAACAAACATCATGGAAAAAGAAAGGTTTATCTTAATAGTCCGATCACATACACGAGTCAAGAGATCCACAATACACTACCATCTAACTACAAACATTTTTTATTAGAAAATGAAACATAAACTTGAAAAAACAGATTTTTACCCATGGGTTATTACCATAGGGGAATGATGATAAGTAAGCAACAAGCAGCAGTTGCACTCACCGAAAATTTGGCTCATGGACCGCACCATAACCCTCCAGAGCCTGTGGATTCAAGACAATAAGTTATGTCAGCAACAAATAATGAATGATGAGACGAGGTTAGGCAAATGGAGTCCTTATCCTCACTGCCCCCACAGGTAGCTTTCTTTCATAATTCTCTAAGGATGGGCCCTAATAGTTTTCTTTGAATAATGATCATCCCCACATCACATAGGTGAATTTATTTACTAAGGAGGAAACCACAATTACGCTGTTATTATCCCAGCCTTGATGCAGTGCATAGCGACCAGGATCCATTTCTTTGCCCAGCAATAGCCCCCCTGGAAGCAAAATTGGTCTCAAAACCTTTCTCCCCTGTAATATATGCACAAACAGATAGAGTTATCTACCATAAACCAACAACCAATAACTCCCATGATTTTTGGACCTTCTTGCCCTCCCAATTCGAATGTAATCCTCAAATACAACATACATACCGTCTTCCAAATCCTCCCTTTACACACACAATAAATCCATTAGCTCTATAGCCAATTTCGCAAATTAATGTAAAATTCCcaaatcaatcaatcaatcaatcaaaaaCGATTTTAACCAGAAAATTATAATCCTAATGGGAAAATCAAAATTTCAATCAGCATGCAAAAGACCTGTGAAAAACAAAGGACACATACGACAATTAGGGTTTTTACCGATGGTTCTGGAGATTGTGATGTGTGAATGTCACGATTGAGAGATCTAGGGTTGTTGTCGCTCGCAGGGAGAAGACACGAAGAGCGCGCCGCGTGAGAGAGAATTGGAACAATTGAGGCAGAAAGAATGCAGTGTTCGAAGTTTATTCAGAACAACTTTTGACTCGATATGAAATGTgttttttagtttaatttttaGAAAACAGTTTAATTATGATGTACAGGAAATTTATTTTACATCAAAGTCCAATAAAAACTTAAATTGCCACgtaaatttattttatatttaattccaaataataaccacttcatttttatttatccacgtccaatattttattttatcatgtATTTCTTATTAATAAGGTTGAATATTTATTATCAACCCTTCAAATTTTATTTCATTCCTTCCATTTTTTTAAACTAACACTAATTGGACATTAGACATTATGGTAATCATCAAATTCCAACATTAATTTTAACCAAACGGTTAAATGTCAATTATTTTTCGACTACCTATTACAAATATTTTTTCTCCTTTTCTCTCTAtatatattttgtttatttttttgCACAACTTCGTATTCAACAACCTTCTTCTCATTTAAGGTATGTCGTCACTTTAGTCTTGACCACTTCAAACCATTTCTTTTTATATGTTCtctgtgttttattttgaataatGTTTGTGGATTGTGTTCAAAGTGTTTCAATCAAAATTGTTTTAAAGTTTAACTTTTTTCATATGATTTGTTTTCTTTAATTTTCTCATCATAGTCTTTGGTTTTGTTTGTTAGACGATAGACTTTGATCTAGAGGGGGTGAAAGATCTCAAGTTAAAATTTATTCAAAAATTTGATTTAAAAAGATTTATCTCTATTATAGTTTATTAATCAACACTTCAAATACTAAATTGAATACTCTACTATAGTAACAGTTTATCTCCAATGATACACAAAATACTAGTTGAAATAATTTGTCAAACATTTTGCGTGCGATTAACAAAGTTTGGATGTTTGGGTGTTTGGATGTTTGTATAGTGTTTGTAGttcttagaaatccaatcacTACCAAAAGGTATGTGAttactgtaacaccccgataataatataattattatttaaattaagttaataatagatttattaatttaattagataattggattataattattattattattttttgggattatcgaattattattattattggaataataatataatttggaaaatatataagttggaagttagaaaaatcccattttgtggtaaaaaagttatttttcacgtgaaaagggaaaagaggcagaaagggcaaaaagcaaaagaacgaaggttgaaggaagggaaagcttggagctcagagactgccggatttactcaggtaaggggggtttatcatcgattaacgggtattatgggatagtatgtgatgggtagtgagaaaccattgaaattgcctctgattgaatgatatgtgatgaatttgtgaaatatattgatgaacgaaattgaatgataattgaaaagaattcgtaggaattagtAGGGATAATGTTAGGAACGGTGAAGAcgaataggatatgattcgtgtagatgatatggacgattattttgtgtaatttggactgtggaaggttggatcggataggtttcgtaacagagaaagccatagcagatctgagagttctggtttctggtcatacgcgtatggcactaggcaatacgcgtatgagctggctggtacgcgtatggaggaggctttacgcgtatgggtggaaaagatgacattttgaacgtgaattggtctctgttggtacgcgtaatgggagattgttacgcgtagcatacgcgtatgagacaggtgatacgcgtatgagttgagcgaggaaatgcgcaatacgcgtatgagagtgggcagtacgcgtatggacttggtcaggtttgggcaatacgcgtatgggcataggcagtacgcgtatgggcagatttgtgattttcctgaaatgtggttgtgcagtttttggttgtttaggctgagtgatgtacttagctgagatatgaggttgtagggatcatttcccgttgttttgagtagtataggtattagtagagtgtactaatactatgattgattatgtggcatgacatgagacgcttttgttgatgatatatgatggtatacatgatgttgtgaatgtatgcatttgtgaatagactgtattatggcttagagtgtgagcatgtgtctattcttgattattgttgatgttgcattgctaggtgattagcatgcatattgtggccttcgggtggtagctaattcccatggtgaggaattagtgagtaaatcattttgattgttgttgttaatgtttgcatgctaggtgattagcgtgcatttcatggcccatttggggtggtagctaattcccatggtgaggaattagtgagtgagtcactatgtctcaaatgagtgggactagtgagcttggtagccgtgcctggatttggacggtgaggttgaactatatgttcacaaatagtcggtgccgcatgcatagagtctcattgcataatgaatgtatggcatataatatgaatggatgtattccagtattatatgtgtgttgtgtgttgtgttgttgatgttgattatggttgagaatctactgttgagtatgatgtttgaacggatattgctgttgctgaatgcgtagtatgattagggtgaattaatgtgttaattacttggcattacatgttgttctataatgcttattatattgattgaggaactcacccttacacctatttttcaggtaacgagaaatgagtcgagtagaagctaatgcttggagtctagagtagtttcttatgggtcatgctctgatagatgtaacatcgggaggggatgttttaactaagttgatattggttgttgaatgatttacatgtattgtgttacatgttttacattgatgttgaatttattccgctgcgaattatggaaagaatcttattttaattaaatgaatgagcatgacaggacattttgataattgttgtgaaaagaattgtgtgacacccttcggggcataattactctgattgatatgttattattctaattaaatattttggggtatttagatgggtgttacattagtggtatcagagcatagtcggtcgtgtcgagtcgtaattattctgtttcccctgtacgggataggtgttgtttaaccctatcagtacttattgttttagcttgttgggttttcagaatagagatggctggaagaggtagagatgatgctgcaattgctgaggctctgggtatgctagctggagtacttggagggaatccaaatgttgtgggaatgggagctgctcgtcaactgagtgagttccagaagaacaatcctccaatgttcaaaggagcatacgatccagatggtgctcagaagtggttgaaggagatagagaggatcttcagagtaactgagtgtgctgataaccagaaggtcaggtt includes:
- the LOC127074856 gene encoding SUPPRESSOR OF ABI3-5; protein product: MDPGRYALHQGWDNNSALEGYGAVHEPNFRVGDSYDERRFIDERYPRDAVYQRNNLHRDVLDREAYLPPGPAVGQWSQSKRRGYDEDYPLERESRRFQRPYHEPYNQMDGFRDREIDIYPEYDKFRDGYTNIENYGDRGYVKPARFAGHDRDNYAYDDYGHKSRVSHHRREDSHERDYDHGRHSYDSDYERDGRKDSNWKRRESRDRERDKRCLSKEKDPSPQRKHERSRSRSRSHSRSRSHSRSHSHSRSRSQSRGYDDNPKSRSPRGRSRSRSYREDSYVDSRYDRSERRRDRDDKRQREHYSVAPSATVVVKGLSQKTTEEDLYQILAEWGPLRHVRVIKERHSGISRGFAFIDFPSVGAAQGMMDKLGDDGLVVDGRKLFFEYSSKPTGSAGPDGAMKSGHSHKSITVPSDWMCIICSYINFARRTSCYQCNEPRTDDAPAADISLSNSSSLGKKGLEAGPTHVLVVRGLDENADEEMLRYEFSKHAPIKDLRLVRDKFTHVSRGFAFVHFYSVEDATKALDLTNGTALEKNGQILRVAYAKSILGPGSGASGTSQSSSLAAAAIEAATFSQQYDSVGWAPKEYNPDDKQSNGPEQTGTDAGAPQSGFVWDEASGYYYDATSGFYYDGNTGLYYDGNNGIWYSYDHHTQQYIPCTDQNQNKSSNNESEPSKAPDGSSTKKVVISAPATTVASNEKPASLADAVQAAAAAALAAEKKEKEKSKEIKLASKSSILANKKKMNNVLTMWKQRSHEGQATRVALEDNQLTGSVEDKSYSSAQSAKNKLKTEASPREISASNLGGHATAQVAAIDSQPQPRPFSNSLGGTLMGVIRGSGRGVVKSDTSYSGSTSTTPSMSASSANVDAQAFATPFKTDVSSLGSYTPSASVGSGRRRFSEMPLSASTHKEQSQTTTYRDRAAERRSLYGSSSSVGNDLSDLEIGDSTRDFASRRGDTMPFPPGVGGGRTVGDVNLDTFEVITADKAIDENNVGNRMLRNMGWQEGLGLGKDGSGMIEPVQTQAMENRAGLGSQQKKLDPSLEVQAGDSYKMLIHKKALARFREM